Genomic segment of Microbacterium sp. BH-3-3-3:
TCGTCGCACGGCGTGGAGGTGGCGGCGACGGCCGCCTGCTGCACGACGGGCAAACCCTCGTCGGGCACGGTGGGGGGCCCGGCGACGACGGCGGCGACGGGCGGAGCGTCGGTGTCGGCCGCGGCGCCACCGGGGGATCCCGAGGTGGCAGCACCGATCGCGATGGCGAGGGCGGCCACCAGAGTGACGGCCCCGCCCACGGCGACAAGACGACGGCGGCGGAGGACCGGGATCGAGGCCGTCGTCGGCGCGGCGGTCGCGGCCGTGGCCTCGCGCAGCCGGCGGCGGGTGGCGAGGGCCGCCGTGTCGGTGGCGGGCCGCTCGGCGGCGGGGATCGGGGGCACGGGCTCGGCCGCGGCGGGCGGGAGCGAGAGGGCCGCCGTCGCGAGTCGCTCGGCCTCCGCGCGCGCAGCGCGGCGGGGCGAGAGCTCGGGATCGTGCGACATGACGACTTCCATTCTCGCCCCGGATGGGAGGGGAGTCGAGTCGCGACGCCCGGCGCAAGGCGGATCCTTCGTCACTCGCATCACCCACCGGGCGAAAAACTGCGCCGGGACGGACCAAAATCCGCCCCGTCGCCCAGCCCTGTGCCAGCCGCAGGAGAAGGTCGGTGAGGACGATCCTGCCGTTCCGGCCCCGACCGGACAGGTGCGCACCACCGCCGTCGTTGAAGCCACCTGCCCCGACCTCGAACGTCCCACGACGGAAGAAGAGACGCATGACTCCCCCACCGATCTCCCGCCGCACCCTCGTCACGGGAGCGGCGTGGTCCGTGCCCGTGATCGCCCTCTCCGTCGCCACCCCGGCAGCCGCCGCCGCGTCCGGGATGGCGACGGCGTCGTTCGATGCGCCGACCTACACGGTCGACTTCACGAGGCTGCTCTCGGGGGTGGTCGTGCGCGTCACGAAAGACGGTGCTCCCCTCGCCGGAGCCGTGGTCACCGTGTCGTTGAGCGCCGGAATGACGTTCACCCCCGGGGGCACGACGAGCCTGCCCGTGACGACCGGTGCCGACGGGTCGGCCCAACTGCCCGACATCGAACTCGCCGAGACGACGGCATCGGGAACCCTGTCCGCCACGTCGGTGGGCGTGACCCCCGCCTCGGCCGCGGTCACGTCGTCGGTGCGCAAGCTCGTCTGGGTGACTCAGCCCGCAGCTCCCCAGGACGGACAGTCGAACAAGATCACCAAGAGCGGAGTGGGCGTGCGACTGCTGCGGGTGGACGACACCTCCGCGGGAGCCGGAGAAGTCGTGACCTTCATGATCCCGCGCGGCCCCGCGAGGTGGAAGGACTACGTCGGACCGACCGTGCAGACCCGCACCACCGACGCCACGGGATTGGCGGTGTCGGACGTCCTGTTCACCACCGGGTTCTTCTCCGAGTACGACATCACCGTCGCCGTCAGCCACCCGTACGCGCCGACGATCTCTTACGACCTGCCCTACGAGTCGGGCGTCGTCGTGGTGACCCCGTCGACTGTGTCGTTCGACGCGCCGACCTACACCGTCGACTCGTCGAGACTGCTCTCGGGAGTGGTCGTACGCGTCTCGAGAGACGGCGCACCTTCCTCCGGAGACGTGGTGACCGTTTCTTTGAGTGCCGGGATGACGTTCACCCCCGGGGGCGCCACAAGTATCCTCGTGACGACCGGTGCCGATGGGTCGGCCCCCCTTCCCGGCATCGAGCTCGGCGAGACGACCGCATCGGGAACCCTGTCCGGCTCGGCTGCGGAAACGTTCCCCGCCTCCGCCACGATCACGTCGTCGGTGCGCAAGCTCGTCTGGGTGACGCAGCCCGCGGCTCCCCAGGACGGGCAGACGAACAAGATCACCAAGAGCGGAGTCGGCGTGCGGCTCCTGCGGGTGGACGGCACCTCCGCGGGAGCCGGAGAAATAGTGACCCTCATGATCACTCGCGGCCCCGCACGCTGGCGGGACTACGTCGGACCAACCGTGCAGACCCGCACAACCGACGCCACAGGATTGGCGGTGTCGGACGTCCTGTTCACCACCGGTTACTTCTCCCCGTACGACATCACCGTCGCCGTCAGCCACCCGCAGGCGCCGACCATCTCCTACGACCTGCCCTACGACTCGGGCGAGGGGGGCGGGATCATCACCATCGGGTGAGCGCGGGCGGCGGACTCGTAGAGGCCGACGCTCCGGCTCCGACGGGTCCCGTCGATCACGTGCTCGTCCTGCTCGTCGTTCGCCGCTGCGCTTGCGGCAAAGTAGAACATGTGTTCGAATGTTCGACATGAGATGGCAGGGGCAGCAGCTGGGCGTCGACGACCCGTCGGCGCTTCCCGGTATGGAGCGCATCGACGGTCTCGTCCGATCGGTGACGACCCCCGAGTTCGCCGGAATGACGTTCCACGAGGTGCAGTGCAAGAGCGCTCTGAATCGCGTGCCCGGCATGTCGGCCATGCCGTTCGACTGGACCGTGAACCCGTACCGGGGCTGCACGCACGCGTGCTCGTACTGCTTCGCCCGCAAGACGCACGAGTACCTCGACCTCGACTACGGCGCCGACTTCGACTCCCAGATCGTCGTCAAGGTCAATGTCGCCGACGTGCTGCGCACGGAGGTGCGTCGGGGATCGTGGGCGCGCGAGCCCGTCATGCTCGGCACGAACACCGACCCCTACCAGCGCGCCGAGGGGCGATACCGCCTCATGCCCGACATCGTCGGTGCGCTCACCGACAACGGCACGCCCTTCTCGATCCTCACCAAGGGCACGCTCCTGCGCCGAGACCTCCCCCTGCTCGCCGACGCCGCCACGCAGGTGAAGGTCTCGTTGGCGATGTCGATCGCCGTCTTCGACGACGCCCTGCAGAACGCGATCGAGCCGGGCACCCCCAGCGCCGACGCCCGCCTCGACACGGTCCGCGCCGCCACCGCCGCCGGCTTCCGCGTCACGGTCTTCCTCATGCCGATCCTGCCGCACCTGACCGACTCGCTCGCCCTACTCGACGACGCCCTCGCGCGCATCCGCGCCGCCGGCGCGGCTCGCGTCGTCTACGGCGCGCTGCACCTGCGTCCGGGCGCGAAGCAGTGGTTCCTCGAATGGCTGGGGCGCGAGCAACCGCACCTGGTGTCGTCGTACCGCGGTCTCTACCCGGGCGTCTCAGCCCAAGCGCCCAAGGCCTACCGCACCTGGCTCGGCGCACGCATGCGTCCCCTGCTGCGCCTGCACCGACTCGACGGGTGGGACGAAGACGACCACCCTCGCGGGCGACCGCAGCCGGGCCTCGCCGCCCGCGCGACGCCGACGAGCAGCCTCGGTCCGGTCCGTGGCACCGGGCCCTCGGCATCCATTCGCCCCCGCGTCGCTCCGGCCAGCGAGCCGCGGCTCTTCTGAACGCACGAGACCCCCGCCGCGGACGCGACGGGGGTCTCGATCGAGGCGGATTACGAGGTGACGTCCGCGAGCTGGCGGCCCGAGATCTCTTCGATCAGGTCGTCGCCGAGCTGCGCCGGCTCGAAGGGCGCCTGGATCTCGGCGCGGTCGAGCAGCTCGGTCATGCGGCGCTGACGCTGCCGCGTGATGAGCGTCACCACGGTGCCGCTGCGACCGGCGCGGCCGGTGCGGCCCGAACGGTGCAGGTACGTCTTGTACTCGTCGGGGGCGTCGGCCTGGATCACCAGGTCGATGTCGTCGACGTGGATGCCGCGGGCGGCGACGTCGGTGGCGACGAGCACGTTGACGCGACCCGAGGTGAGCTTCTCGAGGTTTCGCGTGCGCTTCTGCTGGTTGAGGTCACCGTGCAGCGCGACCGCGGCGATACCGGCGTCGTCGAACTGCGCGGCGAGCGTCTCGGCGTACGCGCGGGTACGGGCGAAGACGAGGGTCTTGCCCGGGCGGTCGACGAGCGAACCGAGGATCTCGGCCTTGTCGCGGTGGTCGATCACGAGCACGCGGTGCTCGATGGTGCCCGAGTCCTGGTCCTCACCGGCGACCTCGTACACGGCCGGGTCGACGAGGAACTCGTCGACGAGGGCGGCGACCTCACGGTCGAGCGTGGCCGAGAACAGCAGCTTCTGGCTGCCCTTCGCGGTGGCGCGCAGGATGCGCTGCACCGGCTCGAGGAAACCGAGCTCGCACATGTGGTCACCCTCGTCCAGCACGGCCACCTGCACCTGCGACAGGTCGAGCTTGCCCTGGTTGAGCAGGTCTTCGATGCGGCCGGGGGTGCCGATGATGATGTCGACGCCCTTCTTCAGCGCACCCACCTGACGAGCCTGGGG
This window contains:
- a CDS encoding Rv2578c family radical SAM protein, whose amino-acid sequence is MRWQGQQLGVDDPSALPGMERIDGLVRSVTTPEFAGMTFHEVQCKSALNRVPGMSAMPFDWTVNPYRGCTHACSYCFARKTHEYLDLDYGADFDSQIVVKVNVADVLRTEVRRGSWAREPVMLGTNTDPYQRAEGRYRLMPDIVGALTDNGTPFSILTKGTLLRRDLPLLADAATQVKVSLAMSIAVFDDALQNAIEPGTPSADARLDTVRAATAAGFRVTVFLMPILPHLTDSLALLDDALARIRAAGAARVVYGALHLRPGAKQWFLEWLGREQPHLVSSYRGLYPGVSAQAPKAYRTWLGARMRPLLRLHRLDGWDEDDHPRGRPQPGLAARATPTSSLGPVRGTGPSASIRPRVAPASEPRLF